A DNA window from Candidatus Protochlamydia naegleriophila contains the following coding sequences:
- a CDS encoding glutamyl-tRNA reductase has protein sequence MRVGVVGINHKLADLKLREALAKTCQKRFGAGHSVHDQHHFILLSTCNRTEVYFSSNDLAVTHSYLLSILRHDVKEEFDHKLYSYFGVDCFSHLTRVTSGLDSAIIAETEIQGQVKNAYELATSYLCLPKELHFLFQKSLGISKKIRSELQLGRGMPNLEHAILQTGKHFFKSCTQARILFVGTSDINQKILGFLRSKDYANITICNRSNARALQLAHVHGVQQLDWHQLAAWHQYDWVIFGTKSPDYLIRHQDVSEEAKGQKLIMDLCVPRNVEPKLSQDPRITLLNIDQINRLLKIRHRCMTHTLVEAENRINEATHNHTARYIQKEQSKIAVLAASA, from the coding sequence ATGCGAGTGGGTGTCGTCGGCATCAATCATAAGCTAGCAGATTTAAAATTGCGGGAAGCATTGGCCAAGACTTGTCAAAAGCGATTTGGCGCCGGCCATTCTGTCCATGATCAACATCATTTCATTTTGCTATCGACGTGCAATCGTACAGAAGTTTATTTTAGCTCGAATGATTTAGCTGTAACCCATAGCTATCTCTTGAGTATCTTGCGTCACGACGTCAAAGAGGAATTTGATCATAAGCTCTATTCTTATTTTGGCGTAGATTGCTTTAGTCATTTAACACGCGTCACATCCGGACTTGATAGCGCAATTATTGCCGAAACCGAGATTCAGGGGCAGGTTAAAAATGCCTATGAGCTAGCGACAAGCTATTTATGCCTGCCAAAGGAACTGCATTTTCTTTTTCAAAAATCCTTAGGGATTTCGAAAAAAATCCGGTCTGAGTTACAGCTGGGCAGAGGGATGCCGAACCTCGAACATGCGATCCTGCAGACCGGCAAGCACTTTTTTAAAAGCTGCACGCAAGCGCGCATTCTTTTTGTCGGCACATCTGATATTAACCAGAAAATTTTAGGATTTCTGCGCTCGAAAGATTATGCCAATATTACCATTTGCAACCGATCTAATGCGCGTGCACTTCAATTAGCACACGTTCATGGTGTTCAGCAACTGGATTGGCATCAATTGGCTGCATGGCATCAGTATGACTGGGTGATTTTTGGCACAAAGTCGCCAGATTATTTGATCAGACATCAGGATGTGAGTGAAGAAGCGAAGGGGCAGAAATTGATTATGGATTTATGTGTCCCGCGCAACGTAGAACCGAAACTTAGTCAGGATCCGCGCATTACACTATTGAATATCGATCAAATCAACCGACTGCTTAAGATTCGCCACCGCTGCATGACACATACGCTCGTGGAGGCTGAAAATAGGATCAATGAAGCCACCCACAATCATACGGCGCGCTATATTCAAAAAGAGCAGTCAAAGATTGCAGTCTTGGCCGCCTCAGCCTAG
- a CDS encoding type I restriction enzyme HsdR N-terminal domain-containing protein, with protein MSEPCQLFCSVRKKWIASTPEEKVRQGLLVHMTHNLGYPSGSLALEIILSQIPHLRHIPSYQIPNRRADLIVLVPGLHPNYPLYPLLLIECKAIAITTKVIRQVVGYNQHLQACFIGVANENERRVGWQHPVQKDYHFLAELPPYEILLKQGRLMYTHITQTLS; from the coding sequence ATGTCAGAGCCCTGCCAACTCTTTTGTTCTGTTCGCAAAAAGTGGATCGCATCCACTCCTGAAGAAAAAGTTAGACAGGGCTTACTTGTCCACATGACGCACAACCTGGGTTATCCAAGTGGGAGTCTCGCTTTAGAAATAATCTTGAGCCAGATCCCCCATTTGCGTCATATTCCTTCTTATCAAATCCCCAACAGACGAGCAGATTTGATCGTTCTCGTTCCGGGGCTCCATCCAAACTACCCCCTCTATCCTCTTCTTTTAATCGAATGCAAGGCTATCGCTATAACAACTAAAGTCATTCGTCAGGTTGTCGGGTACAATCAACACTTGCAAGCGTGCTTTATTGGCGTCGCCAACGAGAACGAAAGACGCGTGGGATGGCAACATCCAGTCCAAAAAGACTATCACTTTCTGGCAGAACTGCCACCCTATGAGATCCTCCTCAAACAAGGAAGGCTCATGTACACGCATATAACGCAAACGCTTTCCTAA
- the hpf gene encoding ribosome hibernation-promoting factor, HPF/YfiA family: MNRKAKALEFVDAEYNIKITGRQVEITDSMKDYAMEKISKIERFMNRIIDINVVMDIQKIDHRVEIILKAGHTKITSQASTQDMYASIDKAVAKLEAQIRRYKSKIQDHHAKSLAIIDMNVNVLRRPTAEEELELEIEEEEGELNGEETVHEIVKQEKRPLKTLTYDEAVMKMELSQDAFLIFKSEEDQKLKVIYRRQDGHYGIIEPNC; this comes from the coding sequence ATGAATCGCAAAGCAAAAGCCTTAGAATTTGTAGATGCAGAATATAACATTAAGATCACAGGACGCCAGGTAGAAATCACCGATTCGATGAAAGACTACGCTATGGAAAAAATTTCTAAGATTGAGCGATTCATGAATCGCATTATCGATATTAATGTCGTCATGGACATTCAAAAGATCGATCATCGCGTTGAAATTATTTTAAAAGCGGGCCATACAAAGATTACTAGCCAGGCGTCTACTCAAGACATGTATGCGTCTATTGACAAGGCGGTTGCCAAGTTAGAGGCGCAGATTCGCCGCTATAAATCTAAAATCCAAGATCACCATGCCAAGAGCCTCGCGATCATTGACATGAACGTCAACGTCTTGCGCCGTCCAACTGCTGAAGAAGAGCTTGAGCTCGAAATAGAGGAAGAGGAAGGCGAGCTTAATGGTGAAGAGACTGTTCATGAAATTGTAAAGCAAGAAAAGCGTCCATTAAAAACACTTACCTATGATGAAGCTGTCATGAAGATGGAGCTATCTCAAGATGCCTTTTTGATTTTCAAGAGTGAAGAAGATCAAAAATTAAAGGTTATCTACCGTCGCCAAGATGGACATTACGGTATCATTGAACCTAATTGCTAG
- a CDS encoding GIY-YIG nuclease family protein, with translation MLNAFNNIFNVVEIDWNNHSFHSDEEVVIDGSVSGGFDEEDTLFRPIKSQKVKYFSSPSSHASPYQPEESVSWKTQWVALSGLGGIRRRLFDDDEYSCNDDSFNSCLTTQEEYSDFSEEEVIPFPDFGEAMLVDVKQEELPIKEEEEWPVEVEGPTEEDKISQERLRFFTDKEPEQWFSLFSSENKITATIPSQIGRIKKLIYVFRNTENNKLLIGKTGQSFSDRLSGYKQAFNSDEVDLDEQEFIADVRKNPGQFEVGILHALTEEEDLNAFETQFIDCKEAVCSLYNRRKGGAGGLARSEEKPTFYAIPKDCPITPVKRYPYKTNKNGQIRLQLTPGFHRTVKKLSSSRTSPAQGFLYSIKSISSEKRYVGGTMQESPSDRLKQHGYGAEVYHSENEEKFDPKAKGGALHPAMGKNPLDFTAGFLPIRYDVESMSDEEKEKYHIVTTLGEAERKTIELVGSLVSKKGFNCNKGGGGPIADYKKRLLAVCKKRKIDEVLE, from the coding sequence ATGTTAAATGCTTTTAATAATATATTTAATGTAGTTGAAATTGATTGGAATAATCATTCATTTCATAGTGATGAAGAAGTTGTTATAGATGGGAGTGTGAGTGGCGGTTTTGATGAAGAGGACACGCTCTTCCGTCCTATTAAATCCCAAAAAGTCAAATATTTTAGCAGTCCGAGCAGTCACGCCTCTCCTTATCAGCCAGAAGAATCTGTGAGCTGGAAGACGCAATGGGTTGCTCTTTCTGGCTTAGGAGGGATTAGGAGAAGGTTATTTGACGATGACGAGTACAGTTGCAATGATGATAGTTTTAACTCCTGTTTAACAACTCAAGAGGAGTATTCTGATTTCAGCGAAGAGGAGGTAATCCCTTTTCCGGATTTCGGCGAAGCTATGCTGGTTGATGTGAAGCAAGAAGAGCTGCCTATTAAAGAAGAAGAGGAGTGGCCCGTAGAAGTAGAGGGCCCCACGGAAGAAGACAAAATTTCGCAGGAACGCCTCCGTTTTTTTACGGATAAAGAGCCCGAACAATGGTTTTCCTTATTTAGTAGCGAAAATAAAATTACGGCTACGATTCCAAGTCAGATTGGCCGCATAAAAAAATTGATTTACGTTTTCAGAAATACAGAAAATAATAAATTGCTCATTGGAAAAACAGGTCAATCTTTTTCCGATCGTTTGTCAGGATATAAGCAAGCATTTAACTCAGATGAAGTTGATTTGGATGAGCAGGAATTTATTGCAGACGTTAGAAAAAATCCAGGCCAATTCGAAGTGGGAATTTTACACGCTTTGACTGAAGAAGAAGATCTCAACGCGTTTGAAACTCAGTTTATTGACTGTAAGGAGGCCGTTTGCAGCCTTTACAACAGGCGCAAAGGGGGGGCAGGTGGCCTTGCTCGCTCGGAAGAAAAGCCAACATTTTATGCGATTCCTAAAGATTGTCCCATCACTCCCGTTAAACGATATCCCTATAAAACGAATAAAAATGGGCAAATTCGGCTTCAGTTAACGCCTGGATTTCATAGGACAGTAAAAAAATTGTCCTCATCGAGAACCTCTCCAGCACAAGGTTTTCTTTACTCCATTAAAAGCATATCGAGCGAGAAGCGCTATGTAGGGGGAACGATGCAGGAATCTCCTTCGGATCGTTTAAAGCAACATGGTTATGGTGCCGAAGTTTACCATTCTGAAAATGAGGAAAAGTTTGATCCAAAGGCGAAAGGTGGCGCTTTGCATCCGGCAATGGGTAAAAATCCTTTAGATTTTACAGCTGGTTTTTTACCGATTCGTTACGATGTAGAGAGTATGTCGGACGAGGAGAAGGAAAAGTATCATATTGTTACCACACTCGGCGAGGCAGAAAGAAAAACGATTGAACTGGTTGGCAGCCTCGTTTCTAAAAAGGGATTTAACTGCAACAAGGGAGGAGGGGGACCGATTGCCGACTATAAAAAGAGACTATTGGCGGTTTGCAAAAAAAGAAAAATCGATGAAGTACTGGAATGA
- the rlmN gene encoding 23S rRNA (adenine(2503)-C(2))-methyltransferase RlmN: MNKATTLLLSHTSHSYADWIRNQLGKGYQHALLVYEEWYRTGHVTGHHPAFKNAQALLQEILALTDFSVLPLSTNLTDGKTGKFLLKTADGLEIESVLIPMQAGGTLCVSSQVGCRMGCAFCETGRMGLLRNLTAQEILSQLFIARFHLNFSVRNIVFMGMGEPFDNYDMVMQAVKILTDAHGFGLGHNHITVSTSGCLDGIYRLLQETNPLPNLAVSLNAPTDELRNKLMPINRKHPLKEMHEALSTFCQQTGKQVLVAYVLIKGQNDGLEQADQLADYLKGLDVKINIIPYNPQSHDRYQPPDQDILEAFTKRLRDRGYYTLLRQTKGQKIMAACGQLGNLELKRKKREIASLSILSEP, from the coding sequence GTGAATAAAGCAACAACACTTCTTTTATCCCACACTTCTCATTCTTATGCCGATTGGATTCGCAACCAGTTAGGCAAGGGATATCAGCATGCCTTATTGGTTTACGAAGAGTGGTATCGCACTGGACACGTGACAGGCCACCATCCGGCCTTTAAAAATGCTCAGGCACTTTTACAAGAGATCCTGGCTTTAACAGACTTCTCCGTCCTTCCCTTATCTACAAATCTCACCGATGGCAAGACTGGAAAGTTTTTATTAAAAACGGCTGATGGCTTGGAGATCGAATCGGTTTTAATTCCCATGCAAGCTGGAGGCACGTTATGCGTCTCTTCTCAAGTTGGATGCCGCATGGGATGCGCTTTTTGTGAAACGGGCCGCATGGGTCTTCTTCGCAATCTGACGGCCCAAGAGATCTTAAGCCAGCTCTTTATTGCCCGTTTTCATTTAAATTTTTCTGTCCGCAATATCGTCTTCATGGGAATGGGAGAGCCTTTTGATAATTATGACATGGTGATGCAAGCCGTAAAAATCTTAACCGATGCACATGGGTTTGGATTAGGCCACAACCACATTACCGTTTCAACAAGTGGATGCTTGGATGGCATTTATCGGTTGCTGCAAGAAACCAACCCCTTGCCCAACTTAGCCGTCTCGTTAAATGCCCCCACCGATGAACTGCGCAATAAGCTCATGCCTATCAACCGCAAGCATCCCCTGAAAGAGATGCATGAAGCTCTCTCAACTTTTTGCCAGCAAACCGGAAAACAGGTACTTGTTGCCTATGTCCTGATCAAAGGGCAAAACGATGGGCTCGAGCAGGCTGATCAACTGGCTGACTACTTAAAAGGGTTGGATGTCAAAATCAATATTATTCCTTATAACCCTCAAAGCCACGACCGCTACCAGCCGCCTGACCAAGACATACTGGAAGCCTTTACAAAGAGACTCCGCGACCGGGGGTACTACACCCTCTTGAGGCAAACGAAAGGACAAAAAATTATGGCAGCTTGCGGACAGCTTGGCAATTTAGAGCTCAAGCGCAAGAAAAGGGAAATTGCTTCACTTTCCATTCTTTCTGAGCCCTGA
- the recO gene encoding DNA repair protein RecO — protein MSVSSDFHTAEGIVVKVIPFRDYDQILVVFTREAGVIKVLHKGSRSKKRGVQGLCMPLTRIEVVYKEKKGEIFSCHELAHLGSYHALRHELSHLNAACDLLQVIYQTQLIGKPAPQLFALLKLYLEKIPSISSPCLLTTSFRLKLLKHEGVSAYPLACSHCLYPLLKEAFVYQGEAYCRDHRVAGSYALQEMELGVLYKLMVCQSYQELAQTELLPQTKTKLERYFRERMQK, from the coding sequence ATGAGCGTCTCCTCCGATTTTCACACTGCCGAAGGTATTGTTGTCAAAGTCATCCCTTTTCGGGATTACGATCAAATCCTTGTTGTCTTTACTCGCGAAGCCGGGGTGATTAAGGTTCTGCACAAGGGGAGCCGAAGCAAAAAGAGAGGAGTGCAAGGACTATGCATGCCTTTGACCCGGATCGAGGTCGTCTATAAGGAAAAAAAAGGGGAGATTTTTAGTTGCCACGAGCTTGCCCATTTGGGATCTTACCATGCATTGAGGCATGAACTAAGTCATTTAAATGCGGCCTGCGATCTCTTGCAGGTTATTTATCAAACTCAGCTGATTGGAAAACCGGCTCCCCAACTCTTTGCCTTGCTGAAGCTTTATTTAGAAAAAATCCCGTCCATCTCTTCTCCTTGCCTATTGACCACGAGTTTTCGTTTAAAGCTTCTGAAGCATGAAGGCGTTTCAGCATACCCCTTGGCCTGCAGTCACTGCCTCTACCCGCTATTGAAAGAGGCCTTTGTCTATCAAGGCGAGGCTTATTGCCGGGACCACCGGGTTGCTGGCTCATATGCTTTACAGGAAATGGAATTGGGAGTATTATATAAGTTGATGGTTTGTCAAAGTTATCAAGAATTAGCTCAAACAGAGCTTCTTCCTCAGACAAAAACCAAGCTTGAAAGGTACTTTCGAGAGCGGATGCAAAAATAG
- the murJ gene encoding murein biosynthesis integral membrane protein MurJ: protein MTDSSHTILQSAKRFFSGTLLSRITGMLRDMAMAYAFGTQSAIASFMVAYRLAHLCRRLFGEGSLQAAFIPEFETLRHQNSQRAFTFFRDLMATLTLFLVLLISLVCLGLGIFLMWGDPQPANRDILVLTMLMLPSLLFICLFGLNASLLQCEKSYFTPGVAPVAFNLIWIIAVWMLKPYAASEAMPLLSIGVIVACFFQWVLTVPKTWKLLKQQLSGYVWNKIDLFSADVFHMGKPFILGLTGVMASQINAAMDSLFARYAEAEGPAMLWYAIRLQQLPLALFSVAIAGALLPPLTRALKAHDWGRYYSFLNEALAHTCTLMIPLTAALFAIGDSSVNLIFGHGDFSNSSVLGTTLCLWAYGIGLLPTSLILLLAPACYAQSNYRLPAIASCLNMLLNLILNAFFINGFGWGAMSVALATSVSAWVNAIFLGRSLTALNGPWISKNVWQHIWKLSIAALIALMGTDLYRNHFYLSALSLVWNQAPHFPRSLSEQFTILISQCACFGFLLLGCIWLLGINIRQPLAIKAHKQITE, encoded by the coding sequence ATGACCGATTCTTCCCATACTATTCTCCAATCTGCCAAACGTTTTTTTTCAGGCACCCTGCTCAGCCGCATCACTGGTATGTTAAGAGACATGGCCATGGCCTATGCCTTTGGTACTCAGTCTGCAATAGCCTCTTTTATGGTAGCCTATCGTCTAGCGCACCTATGTCGGCGCTTATTTGGGGAGGGCTCTTTACAGGCTGCTTTTATTCCTGAGTTTGAAACTCTGCGCCATCAAAACAGCCAGCGCGCCTTTACTTTCTTTCGTGATTTAATGGCTACCCTGACTCTTTTTTTAGTATTGCTTATTAGCCTCGTCTGCCTAGGCCTTGGGATATTCTTGATGTGGGGCGATCCACAACCCGCTAACCGAGACATTCTAGTCCTCACCATGCTTATGCTTCCGAGTCTGTTATTCATCTGCTTATTTGGATTGAATGCCTCGTTGTTGCAATGTGAAAAAAGCTATTTTACTCCGGGGGTTGCACCTGTCGCCTTTAATCTCATTTGGATCATTGCGGTTTGGATGTTAAAGCCCTACGCAGCCTCTGAAGCGATGCCCCTGTTATCTATCGGAGTCATTGTCGCCTGCTTTTTTCAATGGGTTCTCACAGTTCCAAAGACATGGAAACTCTTAAAACAGCAACTCTCAGGCTATGTATGGAATAAAATCGACTTATTTTCAGCCGATGTGTTCCACATGGGAAAGCCTTTTATCCTGGGATTGACTGGTGTCATGGCCTCTCAAATTAACGCCGCCATGGATTCTCTTTTTGCCCGCTATGCTGAGGCCGAGGGGCCGGCCATGCTTTGGTATGCCATCCGGCTCCAGCAATTGCCCCTTGCCCTTTTCAGTGTTGCTATAGCAGGAGCCCTACTTCCCCCTTTAACGCGCGCGCTGAAGGCTCACGACTGGGGACGCTACTACAGTTTTTTGAACGAAGCCTTGGCACATACCTGCACCCTCATGATTCCCTTAACAGCAGCCCTGTTTGCCATAGGAGACAGCAGTGTCAATCTCATTTTTGGGCATGGAGACTTTTCCAACTCCTCTGTTTTAGGCACAACGCTTTGCTTATGGGCCTATGGCATTGGCCTCCTTCCGACCTCCTTAATCCTGCTCCTCGCTCCAGCCTGCTATGCTCAGAGCAATTATCGCCTCCCGGCGATTGCCTCCTGCCTAAATATGCTTTTGAACCTGATTTTGAATGCTTTTTTTATCAATGGATTTGGATGGGGAGCCATGAGTGTAGCGCTTGCTACGAGTGTGAGCGCCTGGGTTAACGCAATTTTTTTAGGGCGCTCGCTGACGGCACTCAACGGTCCTTGGATTTCAAAAAATGTCTGGCAGCACATTTGGAAGCTTAGCATCGCTGCACTTATTGCCTTGATGGGAACAGACCTTTATCGAAATCATTTTTATCTCTCTGCTTTGTCGCTTGTATGGAATCAAGCTCCTCATTTCCCTCGTTCGCTATCCGAACAATTCACAATTCTAATTTCACAATGCGCTTGTTTTGGATTCCTCTTACTTGGATGCATCTGGCTATTAGGTATCAATATACGGCAGCCATTGGCAATAAAAGCTCATAAACAAATCACTGAGTGA
- a CDS encoding F-box protein, protein MVGLSELSDEFIGNIMQFADVEEFYQLERVSHQWQRVMASYFPVEKELMGNEADYQPTLNLLLE, encoded by the coding sequence ATGGTTGGATTGTCTGAATTGAGTGATGAATTTATTGGCAATATTATGCAATTTGCCGATGTAGAAGAATTCTATCAATTGGAAAGAGTTTCGCATCAATGGCAAAGGGTGATGGCAAGCTATTTTCCAGTAGAAAAGGAGTTAATGGGAAATGAAGCAGACTATCAGCCGACTTTAAACTTATTGCTTGAATGA
- a CDS encoding deoxyribonuclease IV, with amino-acid sequence MTSENILIGAHTSAAGGVHRALLEGKQIGATTIQFFTSNQKQWKGRQFTSDDLAIWQRTLQETGLQHLMSHDSYLINLGCPNAENLEKSRKAFQEEVIRCVQLGVNYLNFHPGASLGEDVQKCLDCIIESLLLIKPLVEQGKTRLLLEATAGQGSSVGHRFEQLAYIIQGVQDHIPIGVCIDTCHIFVAGYDIRTAEAWDQTLKEFDKVVGLSHLYAFHVNDSMKDLGSRVDRHAELGEGKIGWSSFQFLMTDPRTRHLPKYLETPGGPAFWEKEIQKLKGFV; translated from the coding sequence ATGACTTCTGAGAACATTCTCATCGGCGCTCATACGTCTGCAGCTGGTGGAGTCCACCGAGCTTTGTTGGAAGGCAAGCAAATTGGGGCCACGACCATTCAATTTTTTACAAGTAATCAGAAGCAGTGGAAAGGGCGTCAGTTTACTTCAGACGACTTAGCTATTTGGCAAAGAACATTGCAAGAGACTGGTTTACAGCACTTGATGAGTCATGATAGCTATTTGATCAATTTAGGATGTCCTAATGCCGAAAATCTGGAAAAAAGCCGTAAAGCTTTTCAAGAAGAAGTGATTAGATGTGTACAATTGGGAGTGAACTACTTGAATTTCCATCCAGGAGCTTCTCTTGGGGAAGATGTTCAAAAGTGTTTGGACTGCATTATTGAGAGCCTATTGCTTATTAAGCCTCTTGTCGAGCAAGGCAAGACACGCCTTTTATTAGAGGCCACTGCAGGACAGGGCTCATCGGTTGGGCATCGATTCGAGCAGCTAGCTTACATCATTCAAGGCGTGCAAGACCACATTCCAATCGGCGTCTGCATCGATACGTGTCACATTTTTGTGGCGGGTTATGATATCAGGACAGCAGAGGCTTGGGATCAGACGCTCAAAGAATTTGATAAAGTTGTTGGTCTCTCTCATCTTTATGCCTTTCATGTCAACGATTCAATGAAGGACCTTGGATCGCGCGTTGACCGCCATGCAGAGCTTGGCGAAGGCAAAATTGGCTGGAGCAGCTTCCAGTTTTTGATGACCGACCCTCGTACGCGTCATTTACCTAAATATCTTGAGACCCCTGGAGGGCCTGCGTTCTGGGAAAAAGAAATTCAAAAGCTTAAAGGGTTTGTTTAG
- the asnS gene encoding asparagine--tRNA ligase — MRTKIKSLKYQSAEAQSFIGHEVTLKGWVRTVRNQKTFTFIEINDGSTLSNFQIIATPDIPGYANLINQLSTGVSVAIKGTVVESPGKEQSLEMHATEVTIIGKCDPEVYPLQKKRHTFEFLRTIAHLRPRTNTIGAVTRVRNALAFATHQFFQSKGFLYIHTPVITGSDCEGAGKMFQVTTLDPANPPKTPQGKVDYTQDFFGKPAYLTVSGQLNGEIYACALSDVYTFGPTFRAENSNTSRHLAEFWMIEPEMAFADLNDNMDCAEAYLKYVLRYVLDNCQEDMEFFNKHVSPGVIERLEHVINTPFERASYTYAVRVLEKANKSFEFPVKWGLDLQSEHERFLAEEFFAKPVILTDYPKQIKAFYMRTNEDNKTVAAMDVLVPKVGEIIGGSQREERLSHLEAKLREFNLPAEEYWWYLELRKYGSVPHAGFGAGFERLVQFATGMENIRDVIPFPRYPGKADF, encoded by the coding sequence ATGCGTACAAAAATTAAAAGTCTCAAGTATCAGAGTGCGGAGGCTCAGTCCTTCATCGGACATGAAGTTACTTTAAAGGGATGGGTAAGGACGGTTCGTAACCAAAAAACCTTTACGTTTATCGAAATTAATGATGGGTCGACTCTTTCTAACTTCCAAATTATTGCTACGCCAGATATCCCAGGCTATGCCAATTTGATCAATCAGCTTTCAACAGGCGTATCTGTCGCTATCAAAGGAACTGTCGTAGAAAGTCCTGGAAAAGAACAATCGTTAGAAATGCATGCGACAGAGGTGACGATTATCGGAAAATGTGATCCGGAAGTTTATCCCCTACAAAAAAAACGCCATACCTTTGAATTCTTACGCACGATTGCACATCTGCGTCCCCGTACGAATACGATCGGTGCAGTCACGCGCGTTCGCAATGCGCTCGCCTTCGCTACGCACCAGTTTTTCCAAAGCAAGGGATTTCTCTACATTCATACGCCCGTTATTACCGGATCTGATTGCGAGGGTGCCGGAAAGATGTTTCAAGTGACGACGCTTGATCCTGCCAATCCTCCTAAGACGCCTCAAGGCAAAGTGGACTATACGCAAGACTTTTTTGGCAAACCGGCCTATTTGACTGTGTCTGGTCAGTTGAACGGGGAAATTTACGCTTGCGCCCTCTCCGATGTCTATACTTTCGGACCCACTTTTCGTGCCGAAAACTCAAACACTTCGCGCCATTTAGCCGAGTTTTGGATGATTGAGCCTGAAATGGCATTTGCAGACTTGAACGACAACATGGATTGTGCAGAAGCTTATCTCAAGTATGTATTGAGATATGTACTGGATAATTGCCAAGAGGATATGGAGTTTTTCAATAAGCATGTTTCTCCTGGGGTTATTGAACGCTTGGAGCATGTGATTAATACACCCTTTGAGCGTGCCTCCTATACCTATGCGGTGCGCGTATTGGAAAAAGCCAATAAGAGTTTTGAATTTCCCGTTAAATGGGGTCTGGACTTGCAATCTGAGCATGAGCGGTTTTTGGCTGAAGAATTTTTTGCAAAACCGGTCATTTTGACAGATTATCCCAAGCAAATTAAAGCCTTTTATATGCGCACAAACGAGGATAATAAAACAGTCGCGGCGATGGATGTGCTAGTTCCCAAGGTGGGAGAAATCATCGGAGGCAGCCAGCGTGAAGAAAGGTTGAGTCATCTAGAGGCAAAGCTTAGAGAGTTCAATCTGCCAGCCGAAGAGTATTGGTGGTATCTCGAATTGCGTAAATACGGCAGCGTCCCGCATGCAGGCTTTGGTGCCGGATTTGAAAGGCTCGTTCAGTTCGCAACTGGCATGGAAAATATTCGCGATGTGATTCCTTTCCCACGCTATCCTGGAAAGGCTGATTTCTAG
- a CDS encoding RMD1 family protein: MDCRAYCTASSYQIKPLFERLKHQGATLYRDVVHVPIPGASIGDVFYFSYGATVCWGLSNEQCQQFLEQVKEFEEQPLSLEEMDIDEFTFTFGDIPKIVEDEIILPNRDVLNRLAISHGLAQSVKLGTFENAIRRTFQFTKQIPQDLAKHGKIPLSRREIRRKMGQLFIERNSINLHLDVLDTPEFFWEYSELEPLYAMTNNYLDIDTRVEVLNQRLDVIHELFEMLGNELNHQHSSRLEWTIICLIVIEVLLSIWRDVFHFI; the protein is encoded by the coding sequence ATGGATTGTCGTGCCTACTGTACTGCTTCGTCCTACCAGATTAAGCCTCTCTTTGAGCGTTTAAAGCATCAAGGGGCCACCCTTTATAGAGATGTGGTGCATGTGCCTATTCCTGGCGCCTCAATTGGCGATGTCTTTTACTTTTCTTATGGGGCAACCGTTTGTTGGGGGCTTTCAAACGAACAATGCCAGCAATTTCTAGAGCAGGTTAAGGAGTTTGAGGAGCAGCCCTTATCGTTGGAAGAGATGGATATTGATGAATTTACCTTTACCTTTGGCGATATTCCCAAAATTGTCGAGGATGAAATCATTCTTCCGAACCGCGATGTATTAAACCGTTTGGCCATTTCACACGGCTTGGCCCAATCAGTTAAGTTAGGAACCTTTGAAAATGCCATTCGTCGTACGTTCCAATTTACTAAACAAATTCCGCAAGATTTAGCCAAGCATGGGAAGATTCCTCTTTCTAGACGGGAAATTCGCAGGAAAATGGGGCAGCTCTTTATTGAGCGCAATTCAATTAACTTGCATCTCGACGTGTTGGATACGCCTGAATTTTTTTGGGAATATTCTGAGCTCGAACCCCTTTATGCAATGACAAATAACTATCTCGATATTGATACGCGAGTAGAAGTGTTAAATCAGCGCTTAGATGTTATTCATGAATTGTTTGAGATGCTGGGAAACGAATTGAATCACCAGCACTCGAGTCGTTTGGAATGGACCATCATCTGTTTAATCGTCATTGAGGTCCTGCTCTCCATTTGGAGAGATGTCTTTCACTTTATTTGA